In Eleutherodactylus coqui strain aEleCoq1 chromosome 4, aEleCoq1.hap1, whole genome shotgun sequence, the following are encoded in one genomic region:
- the BUB3 gene encoding mitotic checkpoint protein BUB3 gives MTGSNEFKLNQAPEDGISAVKFSPNTSQFLLVSSWDTSVRLYDVPANTMRLKYQHAGPVLDCAFYDPTHAWSGGLDHQLKMHDLNTDGETVVGSHDAPIRCVEFCPEVNVMVTGSWDQTVKLWDPRTPCNAGTFSQPDKVYTLSVSGDRLIVGTAGRRVLVWDLRNMGYVQQRRESSLKYQTRCIRAFPNKQGYVLSSIEGRVAVEYLDPSLEVQKKKYAFKCHRLKENNIEQIYPVNAVSFHSLHNTFATGGSDGFVNIWDPFNKKRLCQFHRYPTSIASLAFSNDGSTLAIAASYMYEMDDIEHPEDAIFIRQVTDAETKPK, from the exons ATGACTGGCTCTAATGAATTTAAGCTGAACCAAGCTCCGGAGGATGGAATATCTGCAGTCAAGTtcagtcccaacacctcccagttCTTGTTGGTTTCCTCATGGGACACTTCTGTCCGCCTCTATGATGTTCCTGCGAACACAATGAGGCTGAAGTACCAGCATGCCGGTCCCGTCCTTGACTGTGCTTTTTAC GATCCTACCCATGCCTGGAGTGGAGGACTGGATCATCAGTTAAAAATGCATGACCTAAATACAGATGGAG AAACCGTGGTTGGGAGTCATGATGCTCCCATTCGATGTGTAGAATTCTGCCCTGAGGTGAATGTTATGGTGACCGGGAGTTGGGACCAGACGGTGAAATTATGGGATCCGCGGACGCCTTGTAACGCTGGAACGTTTTCTCAGCCGGATAAG GTGTATACGCTGTCTGTGTCTGGAGACCGGCTCATCGTGGGTACGGCTGGTCGAAGAGTGCTGGTGTGGGATCTCCGGAACATGGGTTATGTGCAACAGAGACGGGAATCCAGTCTAAAGTACCAGACCCGGTGTATCCGAGCATTCCCCAATAAGCAG GGCTATGTGCTAAGCTCCATTGAGGGAAGAGTTGCTGTTGAGTATTTAGACCCAAGCTTGGAAGTCCAGAAGAAGAAATATGCCTTCAAGTGTCATCGGCTGAAGGAGAACAACATTGAACAGATCTATCCTGTGAATGCGGTGTCCTTCCACAGCCTACATAACACTTTTGCCACgg GTGGTTCAGATGGTTTTGTTAATATTTGGGATCCTTTCAACAAAAAGCGTCTGTGCCAGTTCCACCGCTACCCTACGAGTATTGCATCCCTGGCCTTCAGTAACGACGGCAGCACTCTGGCAATTGCTGCCTCCTACATGTACGAAATGGATGACATTGAACACCCCGAAGATGCTATCTTCATACGGCAAGTGACAGACGCCGAGACAAAGCCCAAGTGA